From Ammoniphilus oxalaticus, one genomic window encodes:
- a CDS encoding M48 family metallopeptidase, which produces MIKLPFRYALSSLYAKLIIDDVFLALQTAAAFNWQQYLIFLDPAMQYTYQQRTRELTMMTPLSNESETVEEKLGLDEETVRLVKEVCIDLKAGEVTVILWNKMNAGYVFRRILLPANWKELLTEQELKAVVGHELGHLKMGADAMVPMRIVNRIGDELLYTLLPIQATGYFLLLMSLISQNPAYLKALSLTFLFRLGYLLIENLFSRKDEYKADRYGKKVSSAEAMITALKKLERGAKTEAFENLGKLPNSKQWYYHWLLKKDTGRFRESMLDHPFLHKRIKALRA; this is translated from the coding sequence ATGATTAAACTTCCTTTCCGTTATGCCCTCTCGTCACTGTACGCCAAACTAATTATCGACGATGTTTTTCTCGCTTTACAAACCGCGGCTGCGTTCAACTGGCAACAATACCTCATTTTTTTAGATCCAGCTATGCAATATACGTATCAACAACGCACCCGAGAGTTAACGATGATGACGCCATTGTCGAATGAATCAGAAACAGTGGAGGAAAAATTAGGGTTAGACGAGGAAACAGTAAGGCTGGTTAAAGAGGTTTGCATTGATTTAAAAGCGGGTGAAGTAACTGTCATCTTATGGAACAAAATGAATGCGGGCTATGTGTTTCGCCGTATTTTACTTCCCGCAAATTGGAAGGAATTACTGACAGAACAAGAGTTAAAAGCGGTCGTCGGACATGAATTAGGCCATCTTAAAATGGGGGCGGACGCGATGGTTCCCATGCGCATCGTTAATCGAATCGGCGATGAACTCCTCTATACATTGCTCCCGATCCAAGCGACAGGCTATTTCTTGCTATTAATGTCCTTAATCTCGCAAAACCCCGCGTACTTAAAAGCTCTATCCCTCACCTTCTTGTTTCGTCTAGGTTATCTGTTGATTGAAAATCTATTTTCTAGGAAAGATGAATACAAAGCCGATCGTTATGGTAAAAAAGTTAGTTCAGCTGAGGCGATGATCACCGCGTTAAAAAAATTAGAACGGGGAGCGAAAACGGAAGCGTTTGAAAATTTAGGGAAACTTCCAAACAGTAAACAGTGGTATTATCATTGGCTGTTAAAAAAAGACACTGGTCGTTTCCGCGAATCGATGCTCGATCACCCATTCCTTCATAAACGAATCAAAGCTTTACGCGCATGA